One segment of Streptosporangium brasiliense DNA contains the following:
- a CDS encoding nitroreductase/quinone reductase family protein, whose translation MDFNKQVIDEFRANNGQVGGSFEGARLLLLTTTGARSGKPHTTPLAYLPDGVERMLVIASAGGASNNPAWYHNLKANPRATVETGVLVFDVEAEVLEGTERDAAFARAVEGDPGWADYQAKTARTIPVVALRVIGPPRDSAPSGGAYLKLVHDGFRRELALIRKELSGSGGPGLGVQLRINCLTVCQGLHHHHTGEDTMMFPGLAERHPSLAPTLERLAKEHERITVLLEELKQALSGEDPLKVRAEIERLVDELEAHLTYEEEQLIPILDLA comes from the coding sequence ATGGATTTCAACAAGCAGGTCATCGACGAGTTCCGCGCCAACAACGGCCAGGTCGGTGGCTCTTTCGAGGGAGCGAGGCTGCTCCTGCTCACCACCACGGGCGCCCGCTCGGGCAAGCCGCACACGACCCCGCTCGCCTACCTGCCTGACGGCGTCGAGCGCATGCTGGTCATCGCCTCCGCCGGGGGAGCGTCGAACAACCCGGCCTGGTACCACAATCTGAAGGCCAACCCGCGCGCCACCGTCGAGACCGGCGTCCTCGTCTTCGATGTCGAGGCGGAGGTCCTGGAGGGCACCGAGCGTGACGCGGCGTTCGCCCGCGCGGTGGAAGGCGATCCTGGCTGGGCCGACTACCAGGCCAAGACGGCGCGCACCATCCCGGTCGTCGCACTTCGGGTGATCGGCCCGCCTCGGGACAGCGCACCGTCGGGCGGTGCGTATCTCAAGCTGGTGCACGACGGCTTCCGCCGTGAACTCGCGCTGATCCGCAAGGAGCTGTCCGGTTCAGGTGGGCCAGGCCTGGGCGTGCAGCTCCGGATCAACTGCCTGACCGTCTGCCAGGGCCTGCACCATCACCACACGGGCGAGGACACCATGATGTTCCCCGGCCTGGCCGAGCGGCATCCCTCGCTCGCCCCGACCTTGGAGCGGCTGGCCAAGGAGCACGAGCGCATCACCGTACTCCTGGAAGAGCTGAAGCAGGCCCTCTCCGGTGAGGATCCGCTGAAGGTACGGGCCGAGATCGAACGGCTCGTCGATGAGCTCGAAGCGCACCTGACGTATGAGGAGGAGCAACTGATCCCGATTCTCGACCTCGCCTGA